One segment of Leptospirillum ferrooxidans C2-3 DNA contains the following:
- a CDS encoding MFS transporter: MSSPSSKTQILLASLVGTTIEFFDFYIFATASVLVFPSLFFPSGNPTTAALQSLATFALAFITRPIGAVLFGHYGDRVGRKATLVAALMTMGLSTILIGLLPTYGQIGLMAPLLLAICRLGQGLGLGGEWGGAVLLATENAPPGRRAWYGMFPQLGAPVGFILSTSLFLILSHELTHEEFALWGWRVPFLLSAFLVMIGLWVRLRLIETPDFRQSMERGERARIPVLSVILHYPKSLLIGLFSLLSTFVLFYLMTVFALGWGTTHLGYPRETFLFLQMAGVLCFALMIPVSARYADHRGCRESMILATVLIFIFGLTFGHVMVSGHPLLILLFFVLGFSVTGLTYGPAGTVLAELFPTPVRYTGASLAFNLAGIVGASPAPYIATKLAVTHGIGAVGGYLCVTAVLTFLALLAVKPVGEISAP, encoded by the coding sequence ATGAGCTCGCCATCATCCAAAACACAAATTCTTCTCGCAAGTCTTGTGGGAACGACTATTGAGTTTTTTGATTTCTATATCTTTGCGACGGCATCTGTGCTGGTTTTTCCTTCTTTGTTCTTTCCATCGGGAAATCCCACAACGGCGGCTTTACAATCGCTTGCCACATTTGCGCTCGCTTTCATCACCCGACCGATCGGCGCAGTTCTTTTTGGACACTATGGAGATCGAGTCGGACGAAAGGCGACTCTGGTGGCGGCGCTTATGACGATGGGACTGTCCACCATCCTGATCGGTCTTCTTCCGACATATGGTCAAATTGGTCTCATGGCTCCGCTTCTTCTTGCGATTTGCCGTTTGGGACAAGGCTTGGGGCTGGGAGGGGAGTGGGGTGGTGCGGTCCTTCTGGCCACAGAAAATGCACCACCAGGCCGAAGGGCGTGGTATGGAATGTTTCCTCAGCTCGGAGCGCCGGTGGGATTCATTCTCTCCACGAGTCTTTTTTTAATCCTTTCTCATGAGCTGACCCATGAGGAGTTCGCATTATGGGGATGGAGGGTTCCTTTTCTGCTCAGTGCTTTTTTGGTGATGATCGGCCTTTGGGTTCGACTTCGTCTTATCGAGACGCCTGACTTCAGACAATCGATGGAGCGGGGGGAACGGGCCCGGATCCCTGTCCTTTCCGTGATCTTGCATTATCCAAAATCCCTTTTGATTGGACTCTTTTCCCTGTTGAGCACCTTTGTGCTCTTTTATCTCATGACCGTTTTTGCCCTCGGGTGGGGAACCACACATTTGGGTTATCCACGGGAGACTTTTTTATTTCTTCAAATGGCCGGAGTCCTATGCTTTGCATTGATGATCCCTGTATCGGCCCGGTATGCGGACCATCGGGGGTGTCGCGAGTCCATGATCCTTGCCACCGTCCTGATCTTCATTTTTGGTCTGACTTTTGGCCACGTAATGGTTTCCGGCCATCCCCTTCTGATCTTGCTTTTCTTTGTTCTTGGATTTTCGGTGACCGGCTTGACCTATGGTCCTGCAGGAACGGTGCTGGCAGAGCTCTTTCCAACACCGGTCCGTTATACCGGAGCGTCCCTTGCTTTTAATCTGGCGGGGATTGTTGGTGCCTCTCCGGCACCCTATATTGCGACAAAACTGGCTGTGACCCATGGAATTGGCGCTGTGGGAGGGTATCTTTGCGTCACGGCGGTTCTGACTTTTCTGGCTCTATTGGCTGTAAAGCCGGTGGGTGAAATCAGCGCTCCCTAG
- a CDS encoding NAD(P)-dependent alcohol dehydrogenase, with protein MYKAKAYSAASSTAPFVSNTIPRRDVTARDVQIDILFCGICHSDLHTVRNEWSDVMPTVYPVVPGHEIVGRVAKVGSGVTAFKKGDLVGVGCLVDSDQSCPNCLAHLEQLCPNGTFTYNSPDKHLGGVTYGGYSDSIVVDEHFVLHVPGNLNLAGVAPLLCAGITTYSPMRRWGNIQGKKVGVVGLGGLGHMGVKFARAFGAHVVVFTTSPRKKEDALRLGAHEVILSTSPEEMQKHAGTFSFILDTISADHDINAYLNMLGPDGNITLVGAPEKPLPVNAFALLFGRRSLSGSLIGGLKETQEMLDFCGKHNITSDVEVIPIQKVNEAYDRLLKSDVKYRFSIDMDSLKSE; from the coding sequence ATGTATAAAGCCAAAGCCTATTCCGCCGCGAGTTCCACTGCCCCTTTTGTTTCCAATACCATTCCGCGACGGGATGTGACCGCCCGTGATGTGCAGATTGATATCCTGTTCTGTGGCATTTGTCATTCCGATCTTCATACGGTGCGTAACGAATGGAGCGATGTCATGCCAACGGTTTATCCAGTGGTTCCTGGACATGAGATTGTTGGACGGGTTGCAAAGGTCGGGTCCGGGGTTACGGCATTCAAGAAGGGCGATCTGGTTGGTGTTGGCTGTCTCGTCGATTCGGATCAAAGTTGTCCGAATTGTCTGGCCCATCTGGAGCAACTTTGCCCGAACGGGACGTTTACCTATAATTCTCCCGATAAACATCTTGGTGGGGTAACCTATGGTGGCTATTCAGACAGCATTGTCGTGGATGAGCACTTTGTTCTTCATGTCCCAGGGAATCTGAATCTTGCCGGAGTTGCTCCACTGCTCTGTGCAGGGATCACGACCTACTCACCAATGCGACGCTGGGGAAACATTCAGGGAAAAAAGGTCGGTGTGGTGGGCTTAGGAGGATTGGGGCACATGGGAGTCAAATTTGCCCGGGCATTTGGAGCACATGTGGTCGTTTTTACCACCTCACCCCGTAAAAAAGAGGATGCTCTCCGTCTTGGAGCTCATGAGGTCATTCTCTCCACAAGTCCCGAAGAGATGCAAAAACACGCCGGAACCTTCAGCTTTATTCTGGACACCATTTCCGCAGATCACGACATCAACGCCTATCTCAACATGCTTGGACCCGACGGAAACATCACTCTCGTTGGTGCTCCTGAAAAACCTCTTCCTGTGAATGCATTCGCTCTCCTGTTCGGGCGGAGAAGCCTTTCCGGATCACTTATTGGCGGGTTAAAGGAAACACAGGAGATGCTTGATTTTTGCGGCAAGCACAACATTACCTCCGATGTGGAGGTCATTCCGATTCAGAAGGTCAACGAAGCCTACGATCGTTTGCTGAAGTCCGATGTAAAGTACCGATTTTCAATAGATATGGATTCCCTGAAAAGCGAATGA
- a CDS encoding AraC family transcriptional regulator, which translates to MKSSMKSGNRKEYELVFSMHALSEKIARWTGKNESQTTAISGLTLFRRESPTGPINGLYEPSLCLVAQGSKRVLLGEDTYIYDSQNYLITSLHLPTIVQVTEASREKPYLGLKMTLDPKEISQMMLDNPIPPPRIQQSSRAMATGKMTQPLLEATHRLVDLLSAEEDIPFLAPIIQREILYRLLVGDQGMRLRQIALAGSQCHQIARTIEWIKNHFAEPFLVNDLAKETGMSISTFHHHFRSMTSLSPLQYQKQLRLQEARRLMMTERLDAATAALHVGYESPSQFSREYSRMFGAPPLRDITNLRQIELFD; encoded by the coding sequence ATGAAAAGCTCAATGAAATCAGGGAACAGAAAAGAATACGAACTGGTTTTCTCCATGCATGCCTTGAGTGAAAAAATTGCTCGATGGACCGGGAAAAATGAATCTCAGACAACCGCCATTTCCGGTCTGACCCTATTCAGGAGGGAGTCCCCGACAGGTCCGATCAATGGCCTGTATGAACCCAGCCTCTGTCTGGTCGCCCAAGGAAGTAAAAGAGTCCTTCTTGGAGAAGACACATACATCTACGATAGTCAGAACTATCTGATTACCTCGCTCCATCTACCAACGATTGTACAAGTCACCGAGGCAAGCAGGGAGAAGCCTTATCTGGGTCTAAAGATGACTCTTGACCCAAAGGAAATCTCACAAATGATGCTGGACAATCCGATTCCTCCCCCCCGAATCCAGCAATCCAGCCGAGCCATGGCAACCGGAAAAATGACACAGCCTTTATTAGAAGCCACCCATCGATTGGTCGACCTTCTATCGGCAGAAGAAGATATCCCTTTTCTAGCCCCTATCATTCAACGGGAGATCCTTTACAGATTGCTGGTGGGTGATCAGGGAATGAGACTGAGACAAATTGCCTTGGCAGGAAGCCAATGCCACCAGATCGCGAGAACAATCGAGTGGATAAAAAACCATTTCGCAGAGCCATTTTTGGTCAATGATCTTGCCAAAGAGACCGGGATGAGCATCTCGACCTTCCATCATCACTTCCGTTCAATGACCTCACTCAGTCCGTTGCAATACCAGAAGCAATTGCGGTTGCAGGAAGCAAGACGTCTGATGATGACCGAAAGACTTGACGCAGCAACAGCAGCTTTGCACGTCGGTTATGAAAGCCCATCTCAATTCAGCCGGGAATATAGCCGGATGTTTGGCGCACCTCCATTGAGGGATATCACGAATCTGCGACAAATCGAGCTATTCGATTAG
- a CDS encoding IS1380-like element ISLefe1 family transposase translates to MVRQTVLPFKLESTDDTITSQAGLVLFGEFLQSLGLKKKIDRAFGKPGSGAGYRASSYVVPLLLMLQGGGRSLCDLRMIAQDKGLLGLLGIGEVPSTDAFGRWLRRMGASDTGLSALESVIARVLSVLGKALRKRRKKAGLSWVREVTLDIDASQIVAEKAEALWTYKGEKGYMPLVGHVKELSGMVIHEEFREGNVSPGADHVPFLKDCLRRLPAGIRIARFRADSASYQASVINFCQERGIRFVIGADLDVAVRAAIGRIPESDWRPYQDGHIAETVHTMNKTHNAFRLIVVRRRVQTPLPGMEEEGEKEASPDVRYKVLATSHKEIPEWVVAWYKQRGEDSENRIKELKIGFGMERMPSGDTKANGIFFRIGVLAYNLFLLFRGQILDESFKRAQVQTVRWQIYQMAGKVVRHAGVLVLKVAEDVLAPFRSFRERCWRLWCREGSP, encoded by the coding sequence ATGGTACGACAAACCGTTCTTCCATTCAAACTCGAATCGACCGACGACACGATCACCTCTCAGGCGGGGCTGGTTCTGTTTGGGGAGTTTCTTCAGTCTCTCGGACTGAAGAAGAAGATTGACCGGGCCTTCGGGAAGCCCGGAAGCGGAGCGGGGTACAGAGCCTCGTCCTATGTGGTCCCCCTGTTGCTGATGCTGCAAGGCGGAGGAAGGAGCCTTTGTGACCTTCGGATGATCGCCCAGGACAAGGGACTGTTGGGGCTTCTTGGTATCGGAGAGGTGCCGTCGACGGACGCGTTCGGCCGGTGGCTCCGGCGGATGGGGGCTTCCGACACCGGGTTGTCGGCACTGGAGTCGGTCATCGCCCGGGTTCTGTCGGTTCTGGGCAAGGCACTTCGGAAGAGGCGGAAGAAGGCCGGCCTGTCTTGGGTCCGGGAGGTGACCCTCGACATCGATGCCAGCCAGATCGTGGCGGAAAAGGCCGAAGCCCTGTGGACCTACAAGGGGGAGAAGGGGTACATGCCTCTGGTGGGGCACGTGAAGGAACTCTCCGGGATGGTGATACACGAAGAATTTCGGGAGGGGAACGTCTCTCCGGGAGCGGACCATGTTCCGTTTCTGAAGGACTGCCTCCGGCGTCTTCCGGCAGGGATCCGGATCGCCCGGTTTCGGGCGGACAGCGCGTCGTACCAGGCCTCCGTCATCAATTTCTGCCAGGAGCGGGGAATCCGGTTCGTGATCGGAGCCGATCTGGATGTGGCGGTGCGGGCGGCGATCGGAAGGATCCCCGAGAGCGACTGGAGGCCCTATCAGGACGGTCATATCGCCGAGACGGTGCACACGATGAACAAAACCCACAACGCCTTCCGGCTCATCGTGGTGCGCCGGCGGGTGCAGACCCCTTTGCCGGGAATGGAGGAGGAAGGAGAAAAAGAGGCTTCTCCCGATGTCCGATACAAGGTCCTGGCCACCAGCCACAAGGAGATCCCCGAATGGGTCGTGGCCTGGTACAAGCAGCGGGGAGAGGATTCCGAGAACCGGATCAAGGAGCTGAAGATCGGGTTCGGGATGGAGCGGATGCCCAGTGGAGACACGAAAGCCAACGGGATCTTTTTCCGGATCGGAGTGCTGGCCTACAACCTCTTTCTCCTGTTCCGGGGACAGATTCTGGACGAGAGCTTCAAGCGGGCCCAGGTCCAGACGGTCCGATGGCAGATCTATCAGATGGCCGGGAAAGTGGTGCGTCATGCGGGCGTTCTCGTTCTCAAGGTGGCGGAGGATGTTCTGGCCCCCTTTCGGAGCTTTCGGGAGAGGTGCTGGCGGCTCTGGTGCCGGGAAGGAAGTCCGTAA
- a CDS encoding addiction module antidote protein, which translates to MRKTKTRLWDPAEHLETEEDMAAYLEAALEDGDPVLVAAALGDIARAKGMTQIARETGLGRESLYKALSAEGNPEFATVLKVLRSLGLRLHATVG; encoded by the coding sequence ATGCGAAAAACAAAAACCCGACTTTGGGATCCGGCAGAACATCTGGAAACCGAAGAAGATATGGCCGCTTATCTTGAAGCGGCTCTCGAAGATGGAGACCCTGTCCTTGTGGCAGCGGCTCTGGGAGATATAGCCCGGGCCAAGGGGATGACGCAAATTGCCCGCGAAACCGGCCTTGGCCGTGAAAGCCTTTATAAGGCCCTTTCGGCAGAGGGAAATCCTGAGTTTGCAACGGTTCTCAAAGTTCTCCGATCCCTTGGGTTACGACTTCATGCCACGGTCGGTTGA
- a CDS encoding OmpA family protein, translating into MEQDPFSENSTPQDEHWIPLSDLMTGLMMIFMLIALSYMIKVESVNARIRTIAVQYNQLHVDLYQDLTKEFTPDLKEWGAEIHKDLSISFKEPDILFDTGSDTIKPRFREILTNFFPRYVKILSSPKNRN; encoded by the coding sequence ATGGAACAGGATCCGTTTTCAGAAAACTCCACCCCCCAGGACGAACACTGGATCCCCCTGAGTGACCTGATGACGGGCCTGATGATGATCTTCATGCTGATCGCACTGTCCTATATGATAAAAGTTGAATCGGTCAATGCCCGGATACGGACAATAGCGGTTCAATACAATCAACTCCATGTCGACCTTTATCAGGACCTGACAAAAGAATTCACTCCAGACCTTAAGGAATGGGGAGCCGAAATCCACAAGGACCTGAGCATCTCCTTCAAGGAGCCGGATATTCTCTTTGATACAGGATCCGACACCATAAAACCCAGATTCAGAGAAATATTGACCAATTTTTTCCCCCGTTACGTCAAGATTCTTTCTTCTCCCAAAAACCGAAATTGA
- a CDS encoding diguanylate cyclase domain-containing protein, protein MAYKKWLVLNSGERGSPLPRRHPFSFLPWRWAGGALAWFLVILTSITVLSYGGALFEIFSYLHAESKSRMDERIVAAIDRIHSDITESGLGKNGYLLSGQTAYLVSYTTGIEKMVQDIGDLRRLLSRGKSTDTLARLNQFANIGSSDLVQSSRRMQQRGLMETRAHFRKLQERSPLEEITPYMENIRIVYLKAHEEMEKASRKRLRRASTLFGLSFILFASFLGVASKRILEDISKVNELVTSLHHDAHHDPLTGLPNRAFVMEWIGYALSNCSREKKRLAILYIDLDRFKEINDLLGHDSGDLALIEVSKRFGSQLRGSDVLSRLGGDEFVLLMSGFTDPEAPFLLGERLIKSLDDPIILPNATPCLGASIGISVFPEDGETPESLMKEADKAMYCSKELGGNRICFSMGAQILRRDSFSPSA, encoded by the coding sequence ATGGCGTATAAAAAATGGCTTGTTCTAAACTCGGGAGAAAGAGGATCGCCTCTCCCCAGGCGACATCCCTTCTCTTTTCTTCCCTGGCGATGGGCCGGAGGAGCACTCGCCTGGTTTCTGGTCATTCTGACATCCATAACCGTTCTATCCTACGGAGGTGCCCTTTTTGAAATCTTTTCGTATCTGCACGCAGAGAGCAAATCCCGGATGGATGAGCGCATTGTGGCGGCGATTGACCGGATCCATTCAGACATTACGGAAAGTGGTCTGGGAAAAAACGGGTACCTTCTTTCGGGGCAGACAGCCTATCTGGTCTCTTACACGACAGGAATCGAAAAGATGGTGCAGGACATTGGAGATCTTAGAAGACTTCTTTCAAGGGGAAAATCGACCGATACCCTTGCCCGCCTGAACCAATTCGCAAATATAGGGAGCTCTGATCTGGTCCAATCCTCACGACGGATGCAACAACGGGGGTTGATGGAAACGCGCGCTCACTTCAGGAAGCTCCAGGAAAGATCTCCTCTCGAGGAGATCACCCCCTATATGGAGAACATCCGGATCGTCTACCTCAAGGCACACGAGGAAATGGAAAAGGCTTCACGAAAAAGGCTACGCCGGGCATCAACACTATTTGGATTGTCCTTCATCCTGTTCGCGTCTTTTCTGGGAGTGGCCTCAAAAAGAATACTTGAAGACATCTCCAAAGTGAATGAACTCGTGACATCCCTTCACCACGACGCCCACCACGATCCCCTGACAGGGCTTCCGAACCGAGCTTTTGTCATGGAGTGGATCGGATACGCTCTCTCCAACTGTTCTCGTGAAAAGAAAAGGTTGGCCATTCTTTATATAGATCTGGACAGGTTCAAGGAGATCAATGACCTTCTGGGACATGACAGCGGAGACCTGGCACTTATTGAGGTCTCCAAAAGATTCGGCAGCCAACTGAGAGGCTCAGACGTCCTGTCACGACTTGGAGGAGACGAATTCGTTCTTCTCATGTCCGGATTTACCGATCCGGAAGCTCCATTCCTTCTTGGCGAACGACTCATCAAGTCACTTGATGATCCCATCATCCTCCCGAATGCAACACCATGTCTCGGCGCAAGCATCGGAATTTCCGTCTTCCCGGAGGATGGAGAGACACCGGAGTCGCTCATGAAGGAAGCGGACAAGGCCATGTACTGCTCCAAGGAATTGGGGGGAAACCGCATCTGTTTTTCCATGGGAGCACAGATCCTGAGAAGAGACTCATTCTCTCCTTCTGCATGA
- a CDS encoding aldo/keto reductase has translation MKMRTLGKSGLNVSAIGLGCMGMSFSYGPPKDKKEMIALIRKAVEYGITFFDTAEVYGPFTNEELVGEALAPMRDHVVIATKFGFDTRNDPRGMTGSGPVLNSRPEHIRKVAEASLSRLKTDVIDLFYQHRVDPEVPIEEVAGVVKELIQEGKVRHFGLSEAGLRTIERAHAIQPVAAVQNEYSLWFRRPEEELLSLLQKLGIGLVSYSPLGRGFLTGTITEKTTFESNDFRSTLQRFTQDAIKANRGLIALIERIASAKKSTPAQIALAWLLAQRPWIVPIPGTTKVKRLEENIESLEIELTADDLQEINAASSMITVHGARYPEKSEQMTGL, from the coding sequence ATGAAAATGCGCACTTTGGGAAAGAGTGGCCTGAACGTTTCGGCTATCGGGCTTGGGTGCATGGGGATGAGTTTTTCCTACGGTCCTCCCAAAGACAAAAAGGAGATGATAGCCCTCATCCGAAAAGCCGTGGAATATGGCATTACCTTCTTTGATACGGCAGAGGTTTATGGTCCGTTCACCAACGAGGAGCTGGTGGGCGAAGCACTTGCTCCCATGCGCGATCACGTTGTGATTGCGACCAAGTTCGGGTTTGACACCCGTAACGATCCCCGGGGAATGACCGGATCCGGGCCGGTTCTAAACAGCCGACCGGAACATATCAGAAAAGTTGCCGAAGCGTCTCTTTCCCGGCTCAAGACCGATGTTATTGATCTCTTCTATCAGCATCGGGTGGACCCTGAAGTACCGATAGAAGAGGTGGCTGGAGTGGTTAAAGAGCTGATACAGGAAGGTAAGGTCCGCCATTTCGGGTTGTCTGAAGCCGGTCTCCGGACGATCGAACGAGCCCATGCCATTCAACCGGTTGCGGCTGTGCAGAATGAATATTCGCTTTGGTTCCGGCGGCCGGAAGAGGAACTTCTGTCGCTTCTTCAAAAATTGGGAATCGGACTTGTGTCTTACAGCCCTCTCGGCAGGGGATTCCTGACAGGAACGATTACGGAAAAAACAACATTTGAAAGCAACGATTTTCGAAGCACTCTTCAAAGATTTACCCAGGATGCCATAAAAGCCAATCGTGGCCTGATCGCTCTGATTGAACGGATTGCATCCGCCAAGAAGTCGACCCCGGCCCAAATCGCACTGGCGTGGCTATTGGCCCAAAGACCATGGATCGTTCCGATTCCGGGCACGACAAAGGTTAAGCGGCTCGAAGAAAATATCGAATCCCTGGAGATCGAGCTGACAGCGGATGATCTTCAAGAAATCAATGCCGCTTCTTCAATGATTACAGTCCATGGCGCTCGTTACCCGGAAAAAAGCGAGCAGATGACAGGGTTGTAA
- a CDS encoding TIGR02391 family protein — MEIFAGSMTGIRNPKAHEIVSIDSTRAIHFLFLASLEMNRLDDVRIP; from the coding sequence ATGGAGATTTTCGCCGGGAGCATGACGGGAATTAGAAATCCTAAAGCTCATGAAATAGTTTCCATCGACTCAACCAGAGCAATCCATTTTTTATTTCTTGCGAGTCTCGAAATGAATCGGTTGGATGATGTAAGGATTCCCTAA
- a CDS encoding type II toxin-antitoxin system RelE/ParE family toxin, giving the protein MIAVQQTETFAHWLSSLKDRSGLVRILSRLDRIAMGNFGDVKPVGEGVSEIRIDTGPGYRLYFVRQENTLILLLCGGDKSTQDRDISLAKELKKTLEKKP; this is encoded by the coding sequence ATGATTGCCGTCCAGCAGACAGAAACCTTCGCGCATTGGCTTTCCTCTCTGAAGGATCGATCCGGACTGGTCCGGATCCTGTCCCGCCTGGACAGAATCGCGATGGGAAATTTTGGTGACGTAAAGCCGGTAGGAGAGGGCGTTTCGGAAATCCGAATCGATACGGGACCCGGATACCGCCTGTATTTCGTCCGCCAGGAGAACACGTTGATTCTCCTGCTTTGCGGCGGGGACAAATCGACGCAAGACCGCGACATCTCTCTGGCAAAGGAATTGAAGAAAACCCTGGAGAAGAAACCATGA
- a CDS encoding addiction module antidote protein yields MKEKILEFDPSVYLDSEETIAEYLTVTLEENDPDLLLAALSNVAKARGMSQIARESGLGRESLYKALTPGSKPRFETIMKVMHALGVKLAVHA; encoded by the coding sequence ATGAAAGAAAAAATTCTGGAATTCGATCCGTCGGTATATCTCGACAGCGAGGAAACCATTGCGGAATACCTGACCGTCACCCTTGAGGAGAACGATCCCGATCTTCTCCTAGCGGCTCTGTCCAACGTGGCCAAAGCACGCGGAATGTCCCAGATAGCTCGGGAATCGGGGCTTGGGCGGGAAAGTCTTTACAAAGCCCTGACCCCCGGCTCCAAACCGCGCTTCGAAACGATCATGAAGGTGATGCACGCGCTGGGCGTCAAACTGGCCGTTCACGCCTGA
- a CDS encoding type II toxin-antitoxin system RelE/ParE family toxin: protein MIEVRQTDTYSEWFSELRDRAAKARIDIRIRRLSLGNPGDVKPVGSGISEMRIDYGPGYRIYFTQCGPALVILLAGGDKSTQEKDIRTAHELADKL, encoded by the coding sequence ATGATCGAAGTCCGTCAGACTGATACTTATTCCGAATGGTTTTCAGAACTTCGAGATCGAGCCGCGAAGGCCAGAATTGATATTCGGATTCGCCGGCTTTCCCTCGGAAATCCTGGAGACGTGAAACCGGTAGGGTCCGGTATCTCCGAAATGCGAATAGACTACGGACCAGGATATCGCATTTATTTCACGCAATGCGGGCCCGCGCTTGTTATTCTTCTGGCCGGGGGAGACAAGAGTACACAGGAAAAGGATATCAGAACGGCCCATGAACTTGCCGACAAACTTTAG
- a CDS encoding DUF2283 domain-containing protein yields the protein MRVRVDQQADAIYLDLTGEKIESSEEVADGTILDYDRKSNMVGIEILDASKKTGEINTLQQMSLDVATFS from the coding sequence ATGCGGGTAAGAGTAGATCAACAAGCGGATGCCATATACCTTGACTTGACGGGGGAAAAGATCGAAAGCAGCGAGGAAGTGGCTGACGGCACTATTCTAGACTACGACAGGAAAAGCAATATGGTGGGAATCGAAATCCTGGACGCATCCAAAAAAACCGGAGAGATAAATACTCTCCAACAAATGAGCCTGGATGTGGCCACGTTTTCATGA
- a CDS encoding PD-(D/E)XK nuclease domain-containing protein produces the protein MGDIDLSNPPELYWHCAIKIGEKSPYAVVNDLSFSQLKKNIIDPWLSGRQFFVSGILVKKEKVSEIRIAYTPYTTEKYVNDYVQKSVQSGFCGSEDPHLIPLGMGTELTNELLSTETSVAPDPSISDTALVLQICQRIQYSARILSNRTRKGKTPFLIEDEYDVQDLLQAVLKAYLKYSVQEDTLPKVASTKSSRADISIENLGILIEVKYVRESGDQRRIFEEYSEDLELYSKWPYLKTIIFLIYNASILRDPEAFEKHSGPQERNGKRFNVKIVLS, from the coding sequence ATGGGTGATATCGATCTTTCCAACCCTCCTGAATTATATTGGCATTGTGCTATAAAGATCGGAGAAAAATCTCCCTATGCTGTAGTGAATGATCTTAGTTTCAGTCAGCTAAAGAAAAATATTATAGATCCTTGGTTATCTGGTCGACAATTCTTTGTGTCTGGAATCCTTGTCAAAAAAGAAAAAGTATCTGAAATCAGAATCGCATATACCCCCTATACAACAGAAAAATACGTGAATGACTATGTTCAGAAAAGTGTCCAGAGTGGATTTTGTGGATCGGAGGATCCGCATCTTATCCCATTAGGAATGGGTACCGAGCTAACTAATGAGCTTCTGTCGACTGAAACATCTGTGGCTCCCGATCCCTCAATTTCCGATACCGCTCTGGTCCTCCAAATCTGTCAAAGGATTCAATATTCAGCAAGAATTCTTTCCAATCGGACTCGAAAAGGGAAAACTCCTTTTTTAATCGAGGACGAATATGATGTTCAGGATCTCCTTCAAGCAGTCTTGAAGGCTTACCTGAAATATTCCGTCCAGGAAGACACTCTTCCCAAAGTGGCTTCTACAAAATCCAGCCGGGCAGATATCTCTATCGAGAATCTAGGAATTTTGATCGAGGTTAAATATGTTCGCGAGTCTGGGGATCAGAGACGAATTTTTGAAGAATATTCAGAAGATTTAGAACTTTACAGTAAATGGCCTTACCTGAAAACCATCATATTCCTGATCTATAACGCATCAATCCTTCGGGATCCCGAGGCTTTTGAGAAGCACTCAGGACCACAAGAGAGAAACGGGAAAAGGTTCAATGTCAAGATAGTTCTTTCATGA